A section of the Hevea brasiliensis isolate MT/VB/25A 57/8 chromosome 17, ASM3005281v1, whole genome shotgun sequence genome encodes:
- the LOC110656995 gene encoding transcription factor MYB29, translated as MGRTPCCNEAGLKRGAWTADEDQKLIAYIQEHGGGGWRTMPQKAGLQRCGKSCRLRWANYLRPDIKRGEFSTEEEKMIIRLHATLGNRWSAIARHLPKRTDNEIKNYWNTHLKKRLVDRGIDPVTHRLITSSSMDNPCNMVEERSDSEIRPIQRSISTSAKLINQVSAKFAQMQRKEMTTTVSTPPTCLDAIKAVLLNSTKDTITYSGSSGGGGGDNGDDSDVEMIPSRPISRSSRILNKMATKLAPSKSLDLLKNRLSVPSKQSMASRSVSDTSTTGGTYNNIESPISISDLLESMPTSSSACESSELTGNLSMGEDQVNEAFAVLHQAMELETTATPESPMYTTNELEELLGNYGGDQDGATITNDVTKSKACDSQVATSMEPATDFIEKFTNMPFGCRPNEYSTTKDNFYGEEESNGGALEVNMNYWNEDFDWLITDCNN; from the exons ATGGGAAGAACTCCATGCTGCAACGAAGCTGGGTTAAAGAGAGGTGCATGGACAGCTGATGAAGACCAGAAACTCATCGCTTATATTCAAGAACACGGCGGAGGAGGGTGGCGTACCATGCCTCAGAAAGCTG GTCTCCAGCGATGTGGGAAGAGCTGCAGATTGAGATGGGCTAATTATCTTAGACCTGATATTAAAAGGGGAGAGTTCAGTACGGAGGAGGAGAAAATGATCATTCGACTTCATGCTACTCTAGGCAACAG GTGGTCTGCAATTGCGAGGCATTTGCCAAAAAGAACGGACAATGAGATCAAGAATTATTGGAACACACATCTCAAGAAACGACTAGTTGATAGGGGCATTGATCCTGTGACTCATAGGCTGATTACCTCATCATCCATGGATAATCCCTGCAACATGGTTGAGGAAAGAAGTGACTCTGAAATCAGGCCAATCCAAAGGTCTATCTCAACTTCAGCTAAGTTGATCAACCAAGTATCTGCAAAGTTTGCTCAAATGCAGCGTAAAGAAATGACCACCACAGTCTCAACACCTCCAACTTGCCTTGATGCAATCAAGGCAGTTTTGCTTAACTCAACTAAAGATACCATTACTTATAGTGGCAGCAGCGGCGGAGGAGGTGGCGACAATGGTGATGATAGTGATGTTGAAATGATACCATCTAGGCCTATTTCACGTTCAAGTCGGATATTAAATAAAATGGCTACTAAACTAGCACCATCAAAGAGTCTCGACTTGCTTAAGAATAGGCTTAGCGTTCCATCAAAGCAATCAATGGCAAGTAGGAGTGTTTCTGATACTAGTACTACTGGTGGTACTTACAATAACATTGAGTCTCCCATTTCTATATCAGACCTTTTGGAGAGCATGCCAACTTCATCTTCTGCATGCGAATCATCTGAACTTACAGGAAATTTAAGCATGGGTGAAGATCAAGTTAACGAAGCATTCGCAGTTCTTCATCAAGCAATGGAGTTGGAGACCACCGCCACCCCAGAATCTCCTATGTACACAACCAATGAATTAGAAGAGCTTTTAGGAAATTATGGAGGTGATCAAGATGGGGCAACTATTACCAATGATGTGACCAAGAGCAAGGCATGTGATTCCCAAGTTGCCACATCTATGGAACCCGCTACTGACTTCATTGAAAAATTCACAAATATGCCTTTCGGTTGCAGACCTAATGAGTACTCCACCACCAAAGATAATTTCTATGGTGAGGAGGAAAGCAATGGTGGAGCACTGGAAGTGAATATGAATTATTGGAATGAGGATTTTGATTGGTTAATTACGGATTGCAATAATTGA